The window CGCAGCGCTTCTCTGGGCGTTCCAAGGAGGTTGTTGAGATCGCAAAGTCGCTTCACCAGAGCGGAGTAATACCGCTAATCCACGGCGATCGCGGGTTGGGTAAATCAAGCCTTGCGCTGCAACTTAGCCGCATAGCCCAGGGCGATGTGGAGCTCCTCGAGGACATCGGTCGGAAAGATCTTGTCCTAACCAGTGAGCAGCAAATGATCACCTTTTATGTGGCGTGCGAAGACTCCACAAAGAATCTAAAAGGTCTGCTGCACCTGCTCGCAAATGCCGTGAACGGGCTCAAGCATGAACTTGCGAATGAGAAAAGTGACTCGTACAAGCTTGTGGACAAAAAGACTAAGCGTGGCTTGTCCTTGAAGATCTTCAAATCGGAGACTACGAAGAAATACGAGGTGAGTAGGAAGGAACGTAGCCTGAGTGGCCTTTCGCCATCCGAAACTCTTGTCGCGTTGTGCGAGACCCTTTCTGAGGCTTACGGACAGCCCGTGCTCTTCATCATTGACGAACTAGATCGCCTCAAGGGCGTCAAAGGGCTCGCAAGCTTCCTGAAGTCGAATGCGGGCCCGATGCTCCGATTCGCGCTAGTTGGGATTGGAGAAACTGAAGGCCAAATCCTCAAAGATCACCAATCACTCGATCGCCAGCTCGTCGGCGTGAACGTCCCGATCATGAAGCGCTCTGAACTAATTGCAATCGTTGATCATACGGAGGCGTATCTCCTGGAGCGTGATCTTGAGTATTCCTTTACCCCGTCGGCCAAGTCTGAACTTGCGCGACTCTCGTCGGGATTTCCCTGGTTCGTGCATGTGATTGGACAGCAGGCCCTCGCTCGCGCTCAAGAGGAAGGCCTGATGACGATTCAGAAAGGGATGATCGATAGGGCTGTTCTCGATCTGGCAGAGGGCCGCATGGCAGGGCAATTCTATTCGCTGTATCAGCGCGCTGTTAAGGACTCAAACCTGCGAGAGTACGTAATTCGGTTGTTCGCAGAGTGGAGGAACCAGGACATTCCGACAAGCGAAATTTACCCTCTGGCAACGAAGCTCGGCGTGAAAAACCCTTCCATCTACACGGGTCACCTCGGAAAGCCCATCTACGGTGCAGTGCTAACGAAGTCGCCAATTCAGGGTCGTGCGCTTTACCGATTCAAAGATGAGATGTTCAAGGTTTATGTGAGGATCCGAGGGTCGTTGTATCAGGACGTCGATGAAGAAGTTCGCAAGGCGTTTAGCAATCGCTGATCCACGGGGCTAATAAATGGTCCCGTGGATCAGTCGTACGAACGATCGTGCACCTATCGTAGAAGCCCAGCCTTCGGCTGAGATGCCGGCGCTGAACAGCCTATTTTCGTCAGCCCCGCACCGCGCGCTGCCTCGCTTTGGCGGAGCAGCAGAGGCGGACGAGGTCGATCTACGTGTTCTCGGCGATCGAACTGGGCCTGGGAGCCACCCCGCCCTGTCCTAGGTCGGTCAGTGTCTAAGCCGAGCAGCCAAGTCCCCGTCGGGGGTAGGACTCCTCGCGGTGCAAACTTTGCACGGCGATGTAGCCCATGGGTTGTATGACTTCGGCGCTGTTGGCCAGCTCTCCTAGCTCCCTCGCCCTGGCCGACCGTCTCACAACCCTGGGCAGTCAGGCCTTTCTGTTCAGGTCGGCGCGTTCCCGTGGAGAAGATGGCCCGAACCATATCCAAAGGGGGCGAGCCGTGGCGAGGATGAGCACCGCAAACAGGCTCTGACTGAGGACGCCAAACAAGGAGAGTCCGCCCACCACAGCGAAGACGGTCCAGTTCACGGCGATGTCGGCGACGATCACGACGATGCCGACCACGATGCCGGAGCGCCGTCGAAAGATGATCAGCGCAGCGGTGGCCGGATCCAGGATCGTCAGTGACACCCAGAACAACCGGACGCCGAGAGGGAAGTCGCTGTAGGCGTTCACTCCGCCGACGATCAGATCCGCTGTGTGAGTGGTTGTTCCCACGAGGAAGCCGAGCACCCACACGACCTGGAACACTCTGAGCGCTCGTGCTGATGCGGCGAGAGCGATCATGCGCTCATGCTACCGAGCCGGATGGTGCCGCCGAGTCCTCCGTCTAGTCCACGAAAGCGTCGAACGTCTCCTTGAACCAGAGGTTGTTGGCGCAGTCTTCGGAGCAGGCGCGGTGGCCGTAGACCATCTCGC of the Herbiconiux flava genome contains:
- a CDS encoding AAA family ATPase, which gives rise to MGDPQRFSGRSKEVVEIAKSLHQSGVIPLIHGDRGLGKSSLALQLSRIAQGDVELLEDIGRKDLVLTSEQQMITFYVACEDSTKNLKGLLHLLANAVNGLKHELANEKSDSYKLVDKKTKRGLSLKIFKSETTKKYEVSRKERSLSGLSPSETLVALCETLSEAYGQPVLFIIDELDRLKGVKGLASFLKSNAGPMLRFALVGIGETEGQILKDHQSLDRQLVGVNVPIMKRSELIAIVDHTEAYLLERDLEYSFTPSAKSELARLSSGFPWFVHVIGQQALARAQEEGLMTIQKGMIDRAVLDLAEGRMAGQFYSLYQRAVKDSNLREYVIRLFAEWRNQDIPTSEIYPLATKLGVKNPSIYTGHLGKPIYGAVLTKSPIQGRALYRFKDEMFKVYVRIRGSLYQDVDEEVRKAFSNR